In Fervidobacterium thailandense, the DNA window TTCAACTTCACTGATGCTACCTTCGATAACCCGACGATGTCACCGAGTACGTACAGATTTGTACCGTAAACGTCTTCTATTTCCTCAACTTCATCTCTCGATCTAAATGAACCAGGTGCGTAAAGGATACGGTCACCGAACTCAGGCTCCATCGGTCTCAGTGCAACTACCACGAAAGCCTCCTCGATCGGTGCGCTAATGTCCACGAATTGTTGAAGCTGTCCTTCTCGAAAGACATAGTATACCCTTACTTTCGTTGGAACTTTGAACGTGGCGATACACGGTTGCGGCACACGAAGCAAATTCTTGCTCGGCTCGATATACCACGAATTCGTTTGAATAAAAGCCGGTTCCCAGTGCTTCGGAATAGGAAAGAGATCTTCAACCTCAACCGTTATGTAACCCTCATCACCAAAGCAAGCAAGCACAGCTTTTTTACCCTCTGGGAACCTCGGGAGTATAAGTTCCTCCTCCCCAGCTATATCATCGTCTTCAAAATCATCGTAGCCGGAGTACCAGTATTTAGCCATACACAACCCCCCTGAAATCATAGAATCCACAGATTTTTGACACTTCATTTTGTTTACTTCAAAAATCTTGTGATTTATAACCTATCGTTTCAAGGAATGCTCGTTGATACCCCTTTGAAACCTTTATCTCATCCCCGTTGCTCATCTGAACGATGTATCCACCGTGGAACCATTTCTTAACTTTTGAGATGTGTCTTAGGGAAATTAGATAGCTTTTATGGACTCTTAAAAATCCATGCTCTACGAGTCTCTCCTCAAGTGTGTGAAGAGCCGTTTTGCACGTCATTTTACCTCGGACCGTGACCAGTACGACGTTTTTGTTATCAGCCATCGCATAGATGATTTCATCGGTATCAACAAACAAGATATCCTCTCCAACCTGGATTGGGAGCCTCGTTCGAAGTTTTAAGTTGCGCAAGACATCCAAGTTTTGCTTTGACTCATGGAGTCCTCTCAGTTTCCTAACGCGTTCTAACGCTCTCTCCACCCTTTCTCTCGTGATAGGCTTAAGTATATAGTCGATCGCACCTTCCTCGAAGGCTTTGACCGCGTATTCGTCATACGCTGTAGTGAAGATGACAAAAGGTTCGTAATCCAACTCACTCAGAACGTTGAACACGATATCATCGAGCAAGTGAATATCAAGGAAGAGCACATCCGGACTGTGGACCTTTAACTCACGTATCAACTCTTTACAAGAACGCACTTTGAAGAGTACTTTTATCGTGTCATCTATCTCCCTTAACATTCTTTCTAACCTCTCAGCGGAAATTTGGTCATCTTCGACGATACCGCACGTTAGCACCGCCGTCACCCCTCAACGTTATCGTCACCTTGAACTCTCCACTTTCAAATCCGTAATCAATCGTTCCTCCTACTGTCAGCCTCAGCCGTTCCGTAGTTAGTGTCAAGCCCGTATCGGGGGTTATCGACCCTTTTACCATAAAATCCGATGGTACGTTATTCCTAATGCACAAAATTATCTGCCCGTTTACTTTGCAAGCCTCGATACGTATGTAACCCCCGTTGCACGGCTTTATTCCGTACTTAATGGCATTCTCGACAAGCGGCTGAAGGAACATAGCGGGAACCGGTGTTCCGTAAAGCTTTTCATCAACATCGATTGACCAGCTCATTTCCAATTCTCCGAGGATACTACGGTTTAACCCCATATAGCTTTTTAGAAACTCGATTTCCTCACCTAATGTCCAGATTTGTGGACTTTTTAACACCGTACGGTAATATTCTGCAAGTTTGATTATGGAATCCTCGGCTCTTTTTGGATCCTTTCGCGTCATCTCAGCCAGGATGTTTAATACGTTGAAAAGAAAATGTGGATTCAGCTGACTCTTAAGTGAAATCAGGTAACTCTCCGTAGACTTACGTGCTTCCATTTCGCGTTCAAGTGCGTCCCTCAAACGTGTAATGTAAAGAGCCAGGACTACCGAAATCATCGTCAAAATTGGTGGATAGAGTAAGCCACTTTCAGCACTAATTTTGCGAAACGCGATTGCCTTTAAGAGACTCTCCACGGTTGCAAACGAAACAAAAACCGAGTAAATAAAATTTCCCACGTCAAACACCCAGAGAATCCTCGAGAATCTGTGCCAACCTTCGTACGTCTTTCTGAGAGTTACAAAAAGAAAGTAGGCAAGGTTTACAAAAGCAAACGACATCAAAAAGGGTGTTAAGAAGTTGGTAAAGTCAATCAAAGATGCAAATAGAACGAAAAGAATGAATGCAATCAGTTGGAGGACTGCTAATCTTATCGTCAACAGGTCAAATCTTCTCCAGTAGCCTACCTTCATACCACCCCATCCCCCGAGAGCTATCACTTAACCAACTGGGGAAAGCGTTGTTTAAGCTGGGATAGATATTTTGCCATTTCTTCGCATTCCCTTAGTCGATCCAAATAATAGTAGAATCTTGCAAAATCCTTCTTTAAACCACTTACGTACGCTAAGGCAAAATAAACAAGTGGAAGCTCGACTTTTGTACTGTAGGGATATCTGTTTCTGAACATTAAAAAGAACTCGAGGTCTTCAAGAACGGTATCTTGCGCAAGAGGGTTGTTCTCAGCAAAATCAAACAGTGCCATAGCGCGTACAAGCCTTACGTCCAGATTTGTGGGTTCATTTGAAACAGCTTGCGTTAAGTAGAACACTCCCGAATAGAAAAGAATAATATTCAGCGGAAAGAGTGCTGACTTACTCCGCTTGAGCAAGCCAGCACCTTCATTGGCCATTTTTAGTGCGTTAGCGTAAACTTGCACACTGAGACTAAATATTGCGATCACGACGATAACTTGAAAACACATGTCGTTGTCCGTTTAGAACCCAAACCCCACACCACCAAAGAGCGAATAACTCAAAAGCAAGTTAGAACTATCCGTCACTCCCGTTAATTTCTTTCCGTTAACAGTCCAACCATCCGTGGAGAATCCCAAGAACATTATACCACCCAAGGATAACTCAACGAAGGAAATCTTTAACGATGCTCCGACACCAACCGAAAGTGTGGTGTAACTGATACTTGCACCGAGGTACCCTTCTAGTTGCCCACTTTTAAGATCGTCAAGACTGGTCTTCCCCTCGTTCACTTTTTTGGCTATTGAAAAATCAACTCCTCCAAACCCAAGGGATGCGAACAGCGAAATGTTGTCAAAGTTAATCTTCTTCAATCCCATCCCAAATCCACCGCCCACCGAAACCTTGAACGTTCCATCCGGTGTGGTGTACTCCCGCTCACCACCA includes these proteins:
- a CDS encoding sensor histidine kinase, which gives rise to MKVGYWRRFDLLTIRLAVLQLIAFILFVLFASLIDFTNFLTPFLMSFAFVNLAYFLFVTLRKTYEGWHRFSRILWVFDVGNFIYSVFVSFATVESLLKAIAFRKISAESGLLYPPILTMISVVLALYITRLRDALEREMEARKSTESYLISLKSQLNPHFLFNVLNILAEMTRKDPKRAEDSIIKLAEYYRTVLKSPQIWTLGEEIEFLKSYMGLNRSILGELEMSWSIDVDEKLYGTPVPAMFLQPLVENAIKYGIKPCNGGYIRIEACKVNGQIILCIRNNVPSDFMVKGSITPDTGLTLTTERLRLTVGGTIDYGFESGEFKVTITLRGDGGANVRYRRR
- a CDS encoding LytR/AlgR family response regulator transcription factor, which encodes MLTCGIVEDDQISAERLERMLREIDDTIKVLFKVRSCKELIRELKVHSPDVLFLDIHLLDDIVFNVLSELDYEPFVIFTTAYDEYAVKAFEEGAIDYILKPITRERVERALERVRKLRGLHESKQNLDVLRNLKLRTRLPIQVGEDILFVDTDEIIYAMADNKNVVLVTVRGKMTCKTALHTLEERLVEHGFLRVHKSYLISLRHISKVKKWFHGGYIVQMSNGDEIKVSKGYQRAFLETIGYKSQDF